Proteins from a single region of Cherax quadricarinatus isolate ZL_2023a chromosome 89, ASM3850222v1, whole genome shotgun sequence:
- the LOC128697240 gene encoding protein PET117 homolog, mitochondrial, whose amino-acid sequence MSLASKVTLGAACCTTLGIIVYVHIKQNIDRERLHEGVIRDVERQQRRKTENIYLLQQQADLTKQLRNDQKKAEEKG is encoded by the exons ATGTCGCTGGCGTCTAAGGTGACACTGGGTGCAGCGTGCTGTACCACCCTGGGCATCATTGTTTATGTTCACATAAAGCAGAACATTGACAG AGAGAGACTACACGAAGGTGTCATCAGAGACGTGGAGCGTCAGCAACGACGCAAGACCGAGAacatttacctcctccagcaACAAGCTGACCTCACTAAACAACTGCGGAACGACCAAAAAAAGGCAGAGGAGAAAGGATAG